From a region of the Dyella jiangningensis genome:
- a CDS encoding RNA polymerase sigma factor, which produces MAAAQGGDRQAYERVLAESVPLIRSAARRQGVDADLADDVVQETLLTVHRVRHTYDPSRSYDAWLSAIAARRAIDALRSQGRRGHRELHDERAYDLHPDEHDAADATERAQAVRRLHEAIATLPPGQREAVEQLGLKERSLAEASAQTGRQSGALKVNLHRAMKALRSRFHGES; this is translated from the coding sequence ATGGCGGCGGCGCAGGGCGGCGACCGGCAGGCCTACGAGCGTGTGCTCGCCGAGTCGGTGCCGCTGATCCGTAGCGCGGCGCGGCGCCAGGGCGTCGATGCGGATCTGGCGGACGATGTGGTGCAGGAAACCCTGCTCACCGTGCATCGCGTGCGCCATACCTACGATCCGAGCCGTTCGTACGACGCATGGCTGTCGGCCATCGCCGCGCGCCGCGCCATCGACGCGCTGCGTAGCCAGGGACGACGGGGGCATCGCGAACTGCATGACGAGCGCGCCTACGACCTGCACCCCGACGAGCACGATGCCGCCGACGCCACTGAGCGCGCACAGGCGGTGCGCCGCCTGCACGAGGCCATCGCGACGTTGCCGCCGGGACAGCGTGAAGCCGTCGAGCAACTGGGCCTCAAGGAGCGCTCGCTGGCGGAAGCCTCCGCACAGACCGGGCGCCAGTCGGGGGCGCTGAAAGTGAACCTGCACCGCGCCATGAAGGCGCTGCGCAGCCGTTTCCACGGAGAATCCTGA
- a CDS encoding intermembrane transport protein PqiB, with the protein MTDDKKPITDDLPEPVVRRPRVNASIVWLVPIIAALVGLSLVIHAWIEAGPTVSISFLSAEGLDPGKTVVKYKNVTIGRVTAVRLSEDRSRVIAKVALEKSAQGFATADTRFWVVRPRIGLGGVSGIDTLLSGAFIGADVGESSEPKSEFTGLENPPPVTHGAPGKTFDLHSDDLGSLDIGSPVYYRRIQVGRVSTYHLDKDGKGVTLQIFVDAPNDQFVTTSSRFWNASGVDVSLGADGLKVNTQSLATVLAGGVAFQDPPGPHDATPAQEDAAYRLFNDRATAMAPPDGEPKYIRMRFEQSLRGLAVDAPVEFLGVPFGRVVSINLDFDEKTQTFPTIVGAVVYPARLGKAHDKLVALARERGDDEQMSQMMGRLVEHGLRAQARTGNLLTGQLYIAMDFLPKAPKVAFDGTAKPLEIPTAPGDLDKIQQQIADIVGKLQKVPFDSIGKNLDQSLGELNRTLKQVNGNVLPEVTNTLKGAQQTLGTANSAFAPDAPLQQNLGGSLQELQRAARSLRVLTDYLGDHPDALLRGRRADDKLQPAPPPPAAPTQGSKP; encoded by the coding sequence ATGACTGACGACAAAAAGCCGATCACCGACGACTTGCCAGAACCCGTCGTCCGCCGACCACGCGTCAACGCGTCGATCGTGTGGCTGGTGCCGATCATCGCGGCGCTGGTCGGCCTTTCGCTGGTGATCCATGCATGGATCGAGGCGGGCCCCACGGTGAGTATCAGTTTCCTCAGCGCCGAAGGGCTCGATCCTGGCAAGACGGTCGTGAAGTACAAGAACGTGACCATTGGCCGCGTGACCGCCGTGCGGCTCAGCGAGGACCGTTCGCGCGTCATCGCCAAGGTCGCGCTGGAGAAGAGCGCGCAGGGTTTCGCCACGGCGGACACGCGCTTCTGGGTGGTGCGTCCGCGCATCGGCCTGGGTGGCGTGTCCGGCATCGATACGCTGCTTTCCGGCGCCTTCATCGGTGCGGACGTCGGCGAGTCGAGCGAGCCCAAGAGCGAGTTCACCGGCCTGGAGAATCCGCCGCCGGTCACCCATGGTGCACCGGGCAAGACCTTCGACCTGCATTCGGATGACCTGGGGTCGTTGGACATCGGTTCGCCCGTGTACTACAGGCGCATCCAGGTCGGCCGCGTGTCGACCTATCACCTGGACAAGGACGGCAAGGGCGTCACCCTGCAGATCTTCGTGGACGCGCCGAACGATCAGTTCGTCACCACCTCGTCGCGCTTCTGGAACGCCAGCGGCGTGGATGTGTCGCTGGGCGCGGACGGCCTGAAGGTGAACACGCAGTCGCTGGCCACGGTGCTGGCGGGTGGCGTGGCGTTCCAGGACCCGCCCGGGCCGCACGACGCCACGCCTGCGCAGGAAGATGCCGCCTATCGCCTGTTCAACGATCGCGCCACCGCGATGGCGCCACCGGACGGCGAGCCCAAGTACATCCGCATGCGCTTCGAGCAATCACTGCGCGGGCTAGCGGTGGATGCGCCGGTCGAGTTCCTCGGCGTGCCGTTCGGACGCGTGGTGTCGATCAACCTCGATTTCGACGAGAAGACCCAGACCTTCCCGACCATCGTCGGTGCCGTGGTCTATCCGGCCCGACTGGGCAAGGCCCACGACAAGCTGGTGGCGCTGGCGAGGGAGCGTGGCGATGACGAGCAGATGTCCCAGATGATGGGCCGCCTGGTCGAACACGGCTTGCGTGCGCAGGCGCGCACCGGCAACCTGCTGACCGGCCAGCTCTACATCGCGATGGACTTCCTGCCGAAGGCGCCGAAGGTGGCCTTCGACGGCACCGCCAAGCCGCTGGAAATTCCCACCGCACCGGGTGACCTGGACAAGATCCAACAGCAGATCGCCGATATCGTGGGCAAGCTGCAGAAGGTGCCGTTCGACAGCATCGGCAAGAACCTCGACCAGTCGCTGGGCGAACTCAATCGCACGCTCAAGCAGGTCAACGGCAACGTATTGCCGGAAGTGACCAACACGCTCAAGGGCGCGCAGCAGACGCTGGGCACGGCCAACAGCGCCTTCGCGCCGGATGCGCCATTGCAGCAGAACCTCGGCGGCAGCCTGCAGGAACTGCAGCGCGCCGCGCGTTCGCTGCGCGTGCTTACCGATTACCTCGGCGATCATCCGGACGCGCTGCTGCGCGGACGCCGCGCCGACGACAAGCTGCAGCCCGCGCCGCCACCGCCGGCCGCGCCGACACAAGGGAGCAAGCCATGA
- the nadD gene encoding nicotinate-nucleotide adenylyltransferase, translating to MSRPLAIFGGTFDPIHLGHLSVAWEASELLDAEVRLMPASVPPHRPSPLANAQQRVAMLKAALQKQSRLTLDTRELERSGPSYTIDTLAELRKEEGDRPLVLLLGADAFAGLPSWHRWRELFDVAHIGVLSRPGVDVAWSDELLTAIGPRLIDDASALRVLPTGKVMELSVTPLEISATRVRELLAEGRDPRYLLPCGLFDDPSILAPYRKA from the coding sequence ATGAGCCGTCCTCTCGCCATCTTCGGCGGCACCTTCGACCCCATCCACCTGGGCCATCTCAGCGTGGCCTGGGAAGCTTCCGAGCTGCTCGATGCCGAAGTACGCCTGATGCCGGCCAGCGTGCCGCCGCACCGGCCGTCGCCACTGGCGAATGCGCAACAGCGTGTGGCGATGCTGAAAGCGGCTTTGCAGAAGCAGTCGCGTCTCACGCTCGACACGCGCGAACTCGAGCGAAGCGGCCCGTCCTACACGATCGACACGCTGGCAGAGCTGAGGAAGGAAGAGGGCGATCGCCCGCTGGTATTGCTGTTGGGCGCGGATGCCTTCGCTGGCCTGCCGTCATGGCATCGCTGGCGCGAGCTGTTCGATGTGGCTCATATCGGCGTGCTAAGCCGCCCCGGCGTGGACGTCGCCTGGTCCGACGAGCTGTTGACCGCCATCGGACCGCGACTCATCGATGATGCATCCGCTCTGCGTGTCCTGCCGACAGGCAAGGTGATGGAGCTCTCCGTCACGCCGCTGGAGATTTCGGCGACGCGCGTCCGCGAGCTCCTGGCCGAAGGCCGCGATCCGCGCTATCTGCTGCCATGCGGATTGTTCGACGATCCATCGATTCTCGCGCCTTACCGCAAGGCCTGA
- a CDS encoding cytochrome c biogenesis protein DipZ, which produces MLVLILAYLGGVLTILSPCILPVLPFVFARADRPFARNGLPMLLGMALTFALVATLAAVGGGWAIRANQYGRIVAMIVLAVLGLTLLSSHLAEWISRPFVALGNKLTQRSDAEGDSAWSAAGLGVATGLLWAPCAGPILGLLLTGAALNGASVQTTLLLLTYAAGAATSLALALAVGGRVFALMKRSLGAGEWVRRALGALVLVGVAAIALGVDTGLLTRVSLASTGGIEQKLIDAVRPAPAPQPVAKAGEPLPVEGELPSLAGATQWINSVPLTAQSLRGKVVLVDFWTYSCINCIRSLPYVRGWADKYKDHGLVVIGVHAPEFAFEKEPQNVIKAVKDLGVDYPVALDNDYAIWKGFSNEYWPAHYFIDAQGRIRHHHFGEGEYDQSEDVIRQLLTEAGQKNLPGGYVQAGAQGAEAAGSGDAQRSPETYVGYARAENFASGQVAHDDAWNYHAPATLMANQWALDGHWTVREESARLDSANGRIVYRFRGRDLHLVLGPSSDGKPVRFRVTIDGKAPSADHGMDTDADGNGTVTSQRLYQLVRQAGGTGERTFEITFLDPGVQAYAFTFG; this is translated from the coding sequence ATGCTTGTGCTGATCCTGGCTTACCTAGGTGGTGTGCTGACCATTCTCAGCCCATGCATCCTGCCGGTGCTGCCGTTCGTGTTTGCCCGGGCCGATCGCCCCTTCGCGCGCAATGGCCTGCCGATGTTGCTGGGCATGGCGCTCACCTTCGCCCTGGTGGCCACGCTGGCGGCGGTCGGCGGCGGCTGGGCGATCCGCGCCAACCAATATGGCCGCATCGTCGCCATGATCGTGCTGGCGGTGCTGGGCCTGACCTTGCTGTCGAGCCATCTGGCCGAATGGATCAGCCGGCCGTTCGTGGCGCTGGGCAACAAGCTGACCCAGCGCTCGGATGCCGAGGGCGATTCGGCATGGTCCGCCGCCGGGCTGGGTGTGGCTACCGGCCTGCTCTGGGCGCCATGTGCGGGTCCGATCCTCGGCCTGTTGCTCACGGGTGCGGCGCTCAACGGCGCCAGCGTGCAGACCACGCTGCTGCTGCTCACCTATGCGGCCGGTGCGGCCACATCGTTGGCATTGGCACTCGCCGTCGGCGGTCGTGTGTTCGCATTGATGAAGCGTTCGCTGGGTGCGGGTGAATGGGTGCGACGCGCGCTGGGCGCGTTGGTGCTCGTCGGCGTCGCGGCGATCGCGCTGGGCGTCGATACCGGCCTGCTGACCCGCGTGTCGCTTGCGAGCACCGGCGGCATCGAACAGAAGCTGATCGATGCGGTGCGCCCTGCACCGGCACCGCAACCCGTGGCGAAAGCGGGCGAACCGCTGCCGGTCGAAGGCGAGCTGCCTTCGCTGGCCGGCGCCACGCAATGGATCAACAGCGTGCCGCTCACCGCCCAGTCCTTGCGCGGCAAGGTGGTGCTGGTCGATTTCTGGACCTATTCCTGCATCAACTGCATCCGCTCGTTGCCCTACGTGCGCGGCTGGGCCGACAAGTACAAGGACCACGGCCTCGTCGTGATCGGCGTGCACGCGCCGGAGTTCGCCTTCGAGAAGGAGCCGCAGAACGTCATCAAGGCGGTGAAGGATCTCGGTGTCGACTACCCGGTGGCGCTCGACAACGACTACGCGATATGGAAAGGCTTCAGCAACGAATACTGGCCCGCGCATTACTTCATCGACGCCCAGGGACGCATCCGTCATCACCATTTTGGCGAAGGCGAGTACGACCAGAGCGAGGACGTGATCCGTCAACTGCTCACCGAAGCGGGCCAGAAAAACCTCCCCGGAGGCTACGTGCAAGCCGGCGCGCAGGGCGCGGAAGCGGCCGGCTCGGGCGATGCGCAGCGTTCGCCGGAAACCTACGTCGGCTATGCGCGCGCCGAGAACTTCGCCAGTGGCCAGGTGGCGCACGATGACGCGTGGAACTACCACGCACCCGCCACGCTCATGGCCAACCAGTGGGCGCTCGACGGTCATTGGACCGTGCGCGAAGAAAGCGCGCGGCTGGACAGCGCCAACGGCCGCATCGTCTATCGCTTCCGCGGACGCGACCTGCACCTGGTGCTGGGTCCCTCGTCGGATGGAAAACCCGTGCGATTCCGCGTGACCATCGACGGCAAGGCCCCGTCTGCGGACCACGGCATGGACACCGACGCCGACGGCAACGGCACCGTGACCTCGCAACGCCTGTACCAGCTGGTGCGCCAGGCCGGCGGTACGGGTGAACGCACCTTCGAAATCACCTTCCTCGATCCGGGCGTGCAGGCCTACGCCTTTACGTTCGGCTGA
- the holA gene encoding DNA polymerase III subunit delta: MPLNAAQWQKSLTADHLQPVYLLVGEELLVLEAADALRAQARKLGYAEREVLDVGNHFDWDDLARSAAGMSLFATRRLLDLRLPTGRPGTEGAKAINEFCANPPPDVTLLITATEWSNKHEGAWTKNLDAAGTMVAFNAPRPNEWAAWISARLASRGLSATPDAAALLAERVEGNLLAAAQEIDKLVVLHGQGKIDAAEMENLVADSARYDAFKLTDAAFAGEGGRALRILHGLHAEGDELIALMGWLVNQLQLALRLANARDFAAQARAERLWPAREQLFRKALRRAPREHWLQCLARAARIDRMAKGREQGDAWLEAERLIAAIAEPRAAQALA, encoded by the coding sequence ATGCCGCTCAATGCCGCCCAATGGCAGAAGTCGCTGACGGCGGACCACCTGCAGCCGGTCTATCTGTTGGTCGGCGAGGAATTGCTGGTGCTGGAGGCCGCCGACGCCCTGCGAGCGCAGGCGCGGAAGCTCGGTTATGCCGAGCGCGAAGTGCTCGACGTCGGCAACCATTTCGACTGGGATGACCTGGCGCGTTCCGCCGCCGGGATGTCCCTGTTCGCGACACGCCGCCTGCTGGACCTTCGCCTTCCGACCGGTCGTCCCGGCACCGAGGGCGCCAAGGCCATCAACGAGTTCTGCGCCAATCCGCCGCCCGACGTTACCTTGCTGATCACCGCCACCGAGTGGAGCAACAAGCACGAAGGCGCGTGGACCAAAAACCTCGATGCCGCCGGCACGATGGTGGCCTTCAATGCGCCGCGCCCCAACGAATGGGCTGCATGGATCAGTGCGCGACTGGCTTCGCGCGGTCTCTCCGCCACGCCGGACGCCGCGGCGCTTCTGGCCGAGCGCGTCGAAGGCAACCTGCTCGCCGCCGCGCAGGAAATCGACAAGCTGGTCGTGCTGCACGGCCAGGGCAAGATCGACGCGGCGGAAATGGAAAACCTGGTCGCCGACAGTGCACGCTACGACGCCTTCAAGCTCACCGACGCCGCGTTTGCAGGCGAAGGCGGACGCGCCTTGCGCATCCTGCATGGCCTGCATGCGGAGGGCGATGAACTGATCGCGCTGATGGGCTGGCTGGTGAACCAGCTGCAGCTCGCCCTCCGTCTGGCGAATGCGCGCGACTTCGCCGCGCAGGCGCGCGCCGAACGCCTGTGGCCCGCGCGCGAACAACTGTTCCGCAAGGCGCTGCGCCGCGCACCGCGCGAACACTGGCTGCAATGCCTTGCCCGCGCCGCCCGCATCGACCGCATGGCCAAAGGCCGCGAGCAGGGCGATGCGTGGCTCGAGGCGGAACGCCTGATCGCCGCGATCGCCGAGCCGCGCGCGGCACAGGCACTCGCGTGA
- the msrB gene encoding peptide-methionine (R)-S-oxide reductase MsrB: MSRTKDIVMMERRRFLRAALAGGVMAAAGTWLLPGFLRRGVSSGEAMAATPAASGEDMLLECFADDGRHLGSCHVRKLVLNDAQWHQRLSDDAYYVMRREGTERAFSGQHEKPSVPGLYRCPACDTALFDAATQFDSGTGWPSFWQPIAKKNVIEKRDRSFGWERMAVSCAGCDSHLGHVFDDGPPPTGLRYCMNSVALRFVPRTS; the protein is encoded by the coding sequence ATGTCTCGCACCAAGGACATCGTGATGATGGAACGCCGCCGCTTCCTGCGCGCGGCACTCGCCGGCGGCGTCATGGCCGCGGCGGGCACATGGCTGTTGCCCGGCTTTCTCAGGCGCGGCGTGTCATCGGGAGAGGCCATGGCCGCGACGCCTGCGGCGTCAGGCGAGGATATGTTGCTCGAGTGCTTTGCCGACGATGGCCGGCATCTCGGCTCCTGCCATGTGCGCAAGCTCGTCCTCAACGATGCACAATGGCATCAGCGGCTTTCCGATGATGCGTATTACGTGATGCGTCGCGAAGGCACCGAGCGCGCTTTCAGCGGGCAGCACGAGAAGCCATCAGTACCCGGCCTCTATCGATGCCCTGCCTGTGACACGGCCTTGTTCGACGCCGCCACGCAGTTCGACTCCGGCACGGGATGGCCGAGCTTCTGGCAGCCGATCGCCAAGAAGAACGTCATCGAAAAACGCGACCGCAGCTTTGGCTGGGAACGCATGGCCGTGAGCTGCGCCGGTTGTGACAGCCATCTCGGGCATGTGTTCGATGATGGCCCGCCGCCGACCGGGTTGCGTTACTGCATGAACTCGGTGGCATTGCGGTTCGTGCCACGCACGTCGTGA
- the leuS gene encoding leucine--tRNA ligase — protein MQDIQDQGSNEASEHGYQPQAVETAAQAFWRDHRAYEVKEDAARPKFYCLSMLPYPSGALHMGHVRNYTIGDVISRYQRMQGKNVLQPMGWDAFGLPAENAAIKNKTAPAKWTYQNIEHMRGQLQRMGFAYDWTREFATCRPEYYRWEQLMFTRLMKKGMAYRKNAVVNWDPVDQTVLANEQVIDGRGWRSGALVEKREIPQWFLKITDYAQELLDGLDTLPGWPDAVKTMQRNWIGRSEGLEIHFEVGGESEPLTVFTTRPDTLMGVTFVSIAGEHPLAIKAAQNNPKLAEFLEELKHGGVSEAELETQEKRGMDTGIEAIHPLTGEKIPVFVANFVLWGYGTGAVMAVPGHDQRDWEFAQKYSLPIKMVVVNRAVLDAVAEIHHDLSKGVGSDPLRAALGVGSVDVYDVPAAVQLIEDFEKSVQEDSAYTERGYLVNSGEFDGMDYGQAFEAMAARFERENKGVRRVNWRLRDWGVSRQRYWGCPIPVIYCPTCDAVPVPEDQLPVVLPEDVAFSGVQSPIKADPEWRKTTCPQCGGAAERETDTFDTFMESSWYYARYTSPGARDQVDERANYWLPVDQYIGGIEHAILHLLYFRFYHKLMRDAGLVKSDEPATNLLCQGMVIAETFYRDNSDGSKDWINPADVEIERDEKARVIGARSKKDGEPVKIGGTEKMSKSKNNGIDPQAMVDKYGADTVRLFSMFAAPPEQSLEWSEAGVEGMARFLRRFWREVTTHAAQPDHPVVDVTALDAGQKTLRRQVHETIQKVSDDFGRRHSFNTAIASLMELLNALNKFNDMSDQGRAVRHEALEAMVLLLNPVVPHVSHTLWQVLGHAPSVLEDQPWPRVDSAALVRDSLTLAVQVNGKLRGTIEVAANASKEEAEALALEQPNVKAFLEGQAVRKVIVVPGKIVNIVAG, from the coding sequence ATGCAGGACATTCAGGATCAGGGTTCCAACGAGGCCAGCGAACACGGCTACCAGCCGCAGGCGGTGGAAACCGCCGCCCAGGCTTTCTGGCGCGACCACCGCGCCTACGAAGTGAAGGAAGACGCCGCGCGGCCCAAGTTCTACTGCCTCTCCATGCTGCCGTACCCGTCCGGCGCGCTGCACATGGGCCATGTGCGCAACTACACCATCGGCGACGTGATCAGCCGCTACCAGCGCATGCAGGGCAAGAACGTGCTGCAGCCGATGGGCTGGGACGCATTCGGCCTGCCCGCCGAAAACGCCGCCATCAAGAACAAGACCGCGCCGGCCAAGTGGACCTACCAGAACATCGAGCACATGCGTGGCCAGCTGCAGCGCATGGGCTTTGCCTACGACTGGACCCGCGAATTCGCCACCTGTCGCCCGGAGTACTACCGCTGGGAACAGCTGATGTTCACGCGGTTGATGAAGAAGGGCATGGCCTACCGCAAGAACGCGGTGGTGAACTGGGATCCGGTCGACCAGACCGTGCTGGCCAACGAGCAGGTGATCGACGGCCGCGGCTGGCGCTCTGGTGCGCTGGTGGAAAAGCGCGAGATCCCGCAGTGGTTCCTGAAGATCACCGACTACGCGCAGGAGCTGCTGGACGGCCTGGACACGCTGCCGGGCTGGCCCGATGCGGTCAAGACCATGCAGCGCAACTGGATCGGCCGCTCCGAGGGTCTGGAAATCCACTTCGAGGTGGGAGGCGAGAGCGAGCCGCTCACCGTCTTCACCACGCGTCCCGACACGCTGATGGGCGTCACCTTCGTCTCGATCGCAGGCGAGCATCCGCTGGCGATCAAGGCCGCACAGAACAATCCGAAGCTGGCTGAATTCCTCGAAGAGCTCAAGCACGGCGGTGTATCCGAAGCCGAGCTGGAGACCCAGGAAAAGCGCGGTATGGACACGGGCATCGAAGCTATCCATCCACTCACCGGCGAGAAGATCCCGGTGTTCGTCGCCAACTTCGTGCTGTGGGGCTACGGCACCGGCGCCGTGATGGCCGTGCCCGGCCATGATCAGCGCGACTGGGAATTCGCCCAGAAGTACAGCCTGCCGATCAAGATGGTGGTGGTGAATCGCGCCGTGCTCGATGCGGTGGCCGAGATCCATCACGACCTCTCCAAGGGCGTGGGTTCCGATCCGCTGCGCGCCGCCCTCGGCGTCGGCAGCGTCGATGTGTATGACGTGCCGGCAGCGGTGCAGCTGATCGAAGACTTCGAAAAGAGCGTCCAGGAAGATAGCGCCTACACCGAGCGCGGCTACCTGGTGAACTCCGGCGAGTTCGATGGCATGGACTACGGCCAGGCCTTCGAAGCCATGGCCGCGCGCTTCGAGCGCGAGAACAAGGGCGTGCGCCGCGTGAACTGGCGCCTGCGCGACTGGGGTGTGAGCCGCCAGCGCTACTGGGGCTGCCCAATCCCGGTGATCTATTGCCCGACTTGTGACGCCGTGCCGGTGCCGGAAGACCAGCTGCCGGTGGTGCTGCCCGAGGATGTCGCGTTCTCCGGCGTGCAGTCGCCGATCAAGGCCGACCCCGAATGGCGCAAGACCACCTGCCCGCAGTGCGGCGGCGCGGCCGAGCGCGAGACCGACACCTTCGACACCTTCATGGAATCGAGCTGGTATTACGCGCGCTACACCAGCCCGGGCGCCAGAGACCAGGTCGACGAGCGCGCGAATTATTGGCTGCCTGTAGACCAGTACATCGGCGGCATCGAGCACGCGATCCTGCATCTGCTGTACTTCCGCTTCTATCACAAGCTGATGCGCGACGCGGGCCTGGTGAAGAGCGACGAGCCGGCCACCAACCTGCTGTGCCAGGGCATGGTGATCGCCGAAACGTTCTATCGCGACAACTCAGACGGTTCGAAGGACTGGATAAACCCTGCCGATGTCGAGATCGAGCGCGACGAGAAGGCGCGCGTGATCGGTGCGCGTTCGAAGAAGGACGGCGAGCCGGTGAAGATCGGCGGTACCGAGAAGATGTCCAAGTCCAAGAACAACGGCATCGATCCGCAGGCGATGGTGGACAAGTACGGCGCTGACACGGTGCGCCTGTTCTCCATGTTCGCCGCGCCGCCGGAGCAGTCGCTGGAGTGGAGCGAGGCCGGCGTGGAAGGCATGGCCCGCTTCCTGCGCCGCTTCTGGCGCGAAGTGACCACGCATGCCGCGCAGCCGGATCATCCGGTGGTCGATGTGACGGCACTCGACGCCGGCCAGAAGACGTTGCGCCGCCAGGTGCACGAAACCATCCAGAAGGTCAGCGACGACTTCGGTCGCCGCCACTCCTTCAACACCGCCATCGCCTCGCTGATGGAGCTGCTCAACGCGCTCAACAAGTTCAACGACATGAGCGACCAGGGCCGCGCCGTGCGCCACGAGGCGCTGGAAGCCATGGTGCTGCTGCTGAATCCTGTGGTGCCGCATGTGAGCCATACGCTGTGGCAGGTGCTGGGCCATGCGCCGTCCGTGCTGGAAGACCAGCCGTGGCCGCGGGTGGACAGCGCCGCGCTGGTGCGCGATTCGCTCACGCTGGCGGTGCAGGTCAACGGCAAGTTGCGCGGTACCATCGAGGTCGCCGCCAACGCCTCGAAGGAAGAGGCCGAGGCGCTTGCCCTGGAGCAGCCGAACGTGAAAGCCTTCCTGGAAGGCCAGGCCGTGCGCAAGGTGATCGTGGTCCCGGGCAAGATCGTCAACATCGTCGCAGGATGA
- the lptE gene encoding LPS assembly lipoprotein LptE — MSRALKASLLLMSTLALAACGFHLRQSVALPPSMQHVHVTVNGDPNLQRGLARALASSGVTVEEHTGADIAELNVPVASFSTDTLTVSGQARVTEYTVRYQVQFEVHDGAGQPLVQRQRIDMSREFSYDATNTIGTSAQVDAIHSSLNDDMVQAILFRLQAAGRHPEQTAAQAAQAAESVPAPASSTH, encoded by the coding sequence ATGAGCCGTGCGTTGAAAGCTTCGCTGCTGTTGATGTCCACCCTGGCCCTCGCGGCATGTGGCTTCCACCTGCGCCAGAGCGTGGCGCTGCCGCCGTCGATGCAGCATGTGCACGTCACGGTCAACGGTGACCCCAACCTGCAGCGTGGCCTGGCCCGTGCGCTGGCGAGTTCCGGTGTGACGGTGGAAGAGCACACCGGCGCCGACATCGCGGAACTCAACGTACCGGTGGCGAGCTTCAGCACCGATACCTTGACGGTGAGCGGCCAGGCTCGCGTCACCGAATACACGGTGCGCTACCAGGTGCAGTTCGAAGTGCATGACGGCGCCGGCCAGCCGCTGGTGCAGCGCCAGCGCATCGACATGTCGCGCGAGTTCAGCTACGACGCGACCAACACCATCGGCACGTCGGCGCAGGTCGATGCGATTCACAGCAGCCTCAACGACGACATGGTCCAGGCCATCCTGTTCCGCCTGCAGGCTGCCGGCCGCCATCCGGAACAGACGGCTGCCCAGGCTGCCCAGGCGGCGGAGTCCGTGCCTGCGCCGGCCAGCAGCACGCACTGA
- a CDS encoding PqiC family protein, whose product MIRARTLNLGVALLALAVGACSSAPPIRYFTLVPAPGTEATVAPTAQPFQFELLPVTVPAQVDLPQLVVRQGGQGVAVLQGQRWIAPLGDEVRGALSADLTRDFHAQDITGLPAQGKATVRIKVDVRRFDSVPGSYAYLDAAWSVRPLKGGEPLACTSRISETVGEGYDTLVQGHQQAIDRLAGEIGAAAGALANGQSARCPGA is encoded by the coding sequence ATGATCCGTGCCCGAACCCTGAACCTGGGCGTGGCCCTGCTTGCACTGGCCGTGGGTGCGTGCAGCTCGGCCCCGCCCATCCGCTACTTCACCCTGGTGCCGGCCCCCGGCACCGAGGCGACCGTCGCGCCCACGGCGCAGCCCTTCCAGTTCGAACTGCTGCCTGTGACCGTGCCGGCCCAGGTCGACCTGCCGCAACTGGTGGTGCGCCAGGGCGGGCAAGGCGTGGCGGTGCTGCAGGGCCAACGCTGGATCGCACCGCTGGGCGATGAAGTGCGCGGCGCGCTGTCGGCCGACCTGACGCGCGATTTCCACGCGCAGGACATCACTGGCCTGCCTGCCCAGGGCAAGGCCACCGTACGCATCAAGGTCGATGTGCGGCGCTTCGATTCCGTGCCCGGCAGTTACGCCTACCTCGATGCCGCATGGAGCGTGCGTCCGCTGAAAGGTGGCGAGCCGCTGGCCTGCACGAGTCGCATCAGCGAAACCGTGGGCGAGGGCTACGACACGCTGGTGCAGGGCCACCAGCAGGCCATCGACCGTCTGGCCGGCGAGATCGGTGCGGCCGCCGGCGCCCTCGCCAACGGCCAATCCGCCCGTTGCCCCGGCGCCTGA
- a CDS encoding paraquat-inducible protein A gives MSGLPRASDLGLVGCHVCGMVCRDVEAPDAACPRCGSSLHKRKTASYSRTWALLIAAFIFYIPANVLPIMRTVSVGDVDDNTILSGIIELWVKGSPDLAVIVFTASIVVPVLKFFALSLLLISAQRGSRWAQRQRSKLYRLVEFIGYWSMLDVFVVALLTALVQFGFFSQVEPLPGVVYFGLTVVITMLASMTFDPRLIWDGRDFDD, from the coding sequence GTGAGCGGGCTGCCTCGCGCCAGCGACCTGGGCCTGGTCGGCTGCCACGTGTGCGGCATGGTCTGCCGTGATGTCGAGGCGCCCGATGCTGCCTGCCCACGCTGCGGGTCTTCGTTGCACAAGCGCAAGACCGCGAGCTACAGCCGCACCTGGGCACTGCTGATCGCCGCCTTCATCTTCTACATTCCGGCCAACGTGCTGCCGATCATGCGCACGGTGAGCGTGGGTGACGTGGACGACAACACCATTCTCAGCGGCATCATCGAGCTGTGGGTGAAGGGTTCGCCCGACCTGGCCGTCATCGTGTTCACCGCCAGCATCGTGGTACCGGTGCTGAAATTCTTCGCCCTCAGCCTGCTGCTGATCAGCGCGCAGAGGGGCAGCCGGTGGGCCCAGCGACAGCGTTCCAAGCTGTACCGGCTGGTGGAGTTCATCGGCTATTGGTCGATGCTGGACGTCTTCGTGGTGGCCTTGCTCACGGCGTTGGTCCAGTTCGGTTTCTTCAGCCAGGTGGAGCCTTTGCCTGGCGTGGTGTACTTCGGCCTCACGGTAGTCATTACCATGCTGGCCTCGATGACGTTCGACCCCCGACTGATCTGGGATGGCAGGGACTTCGATGACTGA